The following are encoded in a window of Risungbinella massiliensis genomic DNA:
- the dapG gene encoding aspartate kinase translates to MKILVQKYGGTSVATVETRQRVLHHIRHALSEGYGLVVVVSAMGRKGEPYATDTLLHLIQQEGAPLTPREQDLLLHCGELISASVLSSLLTENQIANCVLTGGQAGIITNQEFNNAQILNINPKRIHHELEHGRVVIVAGFQGMTPEGEITTLGRGGSDTSATALGVALDAEYVDIFTDVEGVLTADPRIVEDAAFLRTVTYTEMCNLAFQGAKVVHPRAVEIAMQTNVPIRVRSTMSDHPGTLVMSRSELGTKIAELQDRVITGITQMANVTQIKIASNKDDFDLQFRVFQAMADHGISVDFVNVNPSGIAYTVQDHLADKAEQILQSMGFSPELLHNCAKVSTVGAGMTGIPGVMAKIMEALTEEDIQVLQSADSHTTIWVLVRGDEMSRAVRALHRKFELHLV, encoded by the coding sequence ATGAAAATATTAGTTCAAAAATATGGTGGGACTTCCGTTGCAACAGTGGAAACGAGGCAACGTGTCCTTCATCATATTCGACATGCATTATCAGAAGGATATGGATTAGTAGTTGTTGTTTCAGCTATGGGGCGTAAAGGAGAACCGTATGCTACAGACACACTCCTACATTTGATTCAACAAGAGGGAGCTCCTCTTACTCCGAGGGAACAAGACTTGCTCTTACATTGCGGAGAGCTGATCTCTGCTTCGGTTTTAAGTAGTCTTTTGACCGAGAATCAGATTGCCAATTGTGTGTTGACAGGTGGACAAGCGGGCATTATAACCAATCAGGAATTTAATAACGCACAGATTCTGAACATTAATCCAAAGCGGATCCACCATGAGTTGGAACATGGTCGAGTAGTAATCGTCGCTGGTTTTCAAGGAATGACTCCTGAAGGGGAGATTACAACACTGGGACGTGGAGGAAGTGACACGTCTGCTACGGCACTTGGAGTAGCGCTAGATGCCGAGTATGTTGATATTTTCACCGATGTGGAGGGAGTTCTTACGGCAGATCCTCGGATTGTGGAAGATGCTGCATTTTTACGCACCGTAACGTATACAGAGATGTGTAACTTGGCTTTCCAAGGAGCAAAAGTAGTTCACCCTCGAGCAGTAGAGATTGCAATGCAGACAAATGTTCCGATTCGCGTTCGCTCTACCATGAGTGACCATCCCGGCACATTAGTGATGAGTCGATCGGAGCTAGGAACAAAAATCGCCGAATTGCAAGATCGAGTGATTACTGGGATTACCCAAATGGCGAATGTAACTCAGATCAAGATTGCTTCGAACAAAGACGATTTTGATCTCCAATTCCGTGTCTTTCAAGCGATGGCAGATCATGGAATCAGTGTCGACTTTGTTAATGTAAACCCTAGCGGGATTGCCTATACAGTTCAAGATCACCTCGCTGATAAAGCAGAACAGATTCTTCAGTCTATGGGATTCTCACCAGAACTTCTTCATAACTGTGCGAAGGTATCTACGGTGGGTGCTGGTATGACTGGGATTCCAGGGGTGATGGCGAAAATAATGGAAGCCCTAACGGAAGAAGATATACAAGTCCTCCAATCGGCTGATTCACATACCACCATATGGGTATTAGTTCGTGGGGATGAGATGTCACGCGCAGTTCGGGCGTTACATCGTAAATTTGAACTTCATTTAGTGTAA
- a CDS encoding ribonuclease J, whose product MSRNQRAKLSIFALGGLAEIGKNMYAVQYGDDIVVIDSGLMFPEEDMLGIDIVIPDISYLLENQHKVRGLIITHGHEDHIGGLPYILKQLKVPIFATRLTMGLIEHKLREAHINDIKKVLISSKSEIKLGSMKATFFNTNHSIPDSVGVCLDTPEGAVVHTGDFKFDMTPVNDQHADFHRMAELGNRGVLALLSDSTNAERAGFTGSEKTVGEGIKEIFRTAKQRVIVATFASNIHRIQQVIDACEAYDRKLAVIGRSMVNVVNIAGDLGYLKIPPGMIIDPDEINRLPAHRVAVISTGSQGEPMSALTRMANSSHRKMEVLPGDTVIIAATPIPGNEKAIGKTIDQLFRIGAHVVYSTTSHVHVSGHGSQEDLKLMLTLMKPKYFIPIHGEYRMLRAHAQLAELVGVRPDNIFICDNGDTVEVVNGKAKYGPKIPTGKVLIDGLGVGDVGNIVLRDRKLLSQDGILVVVLTLSKANGAILAGPDIISRGFVYVRESEKLLEEANQVVNQTMERCMREQVSEWASLKTSIRDSLSKFLYERTRRRPMILPIIMEV is encoded by the coding sequence TTGTCAAGAAACCAACGAGCCAAATTATCAATTTTTGCGCTCGGTGGGTTGGCTGAAATCGGAAAAAACATGTATGCAGTCCAATATGGGGACGACATTGTTGTAATTGACTCTGGTCTTATGTTCCCTGAGGAGGATATGTTGGGAATCGATATCGTGATTCCGGATATATCGTATTTACTTGAGAATCAACACAAAGTGCGTGGACTGATCATCACTCACGGACATGAGGACCATATCGGAGGACTTCCCTATATCTTAAAACAATTGAAGGTACCGATCTTTGCTACCAGATTGACAATGGGACTTATTGAGCATAAGCTTCGGGAAGCTCACATCAATGATATTAAAAAGGTTTTAATCTCCAGCAAATCGGAGATCAAACTAGGATCGATGAAAGCGACTTTCTTTAATACCAATCACAGTATCCCAGATTCGGTGGGAGTCTGCCTCGACACTCCAGAAGGTGCTGTAGTACATACAGGGGATTTTAAGTTTGATATGACTCCTGTCAACGATCAGCACGCAGATTTTCATCGTATGGCAGAACTCGGGAATCGTGGAGTCCTCGCTTTGCTGTCAGATAGTACCAATGCGGAACGGGCAGGTTTTACTGGATCGGAAAAGACAGTAGGCGAAGGAATCAAAGAAATTTTTCGTACTGCAAAACAACGGGTAATTGTCGCAACGTTTGCTTCCAATATTCACCGGATTCAACAGGTTATTGATGCTTGTGAAGCCTATGATCGTAAACTGGCAGTTATTGGACGTAGTATGGTAAACGTGGTGAATATTGCAGGAGACCTGGGTTATCTCAAAATCCCACCAGGTATGATTATTGATCCAGATGAGATCAATCGTTTGCCTGCACATCGTGTGGCCGTAATCTCGACAGGTAGCCAAGGAGAGCCAATGTCTGCTCTGACTCGAATGGCGAATTCCTCTCATCGGAAGATGGAAGTATTACCTGGTGATACAGTCATTATTGCGGCAACCCCGATCCCTGGTAACGAAAAAGCGATTGGGAAGACGATTGATCAACTCTTCCGGATCGGCGCCCATGTGGTGTATAGTACTACCTCCCATGTCCATGTATCTGGACACGGTTCTCAAGAAGACCTCAAGTTAATGCTTACATTAATGAAACCAAAATATTTTATTCCGATTCATGGTGAGTATCGTATGTTGCGTGCTCACGCTCAACTAGCCGAGTTGGTCGGTGTACGACCAGATAATATCTTTATCTGTGATAACGGAGATACAGTAGAGGTTGTAAATGGAAAAGCAAAATATGGACCCAAAATTCCTACTGGAAAGGTGCTTATTGATGGCCTAGGAGTAGGAGATGTTGGGAACATCGTTCTACGTGATCGCAAACTACTCTCACAAGATGGAATTCTCGTCGTCGTGCTCACCCTAAGTAAAGCAAACGGAGCCATCTTAGCAGGTCCAGATATCATTTCACGCGGTTTCGTCTATGTTCGGGAATCTGAGAAACTGCTGGAAGAAGCGAACCAAGTCGTGAACCAGACGATGGAACGCTGCATGAGAGAACAAGTGAGTGAATGGGCATCGCTCAAAACAAGCATCCGTGACTCACTCAGCAAATTTCTATATGAACGAACACGCCGCCGTCCAATGATTCTTCCAATTATTATGGAAGTGTAA
- a CDS encoding AraC family transcriptional regulator, protein MKIVIKELPEIEVAFMRRTGSYFEPQVHWIKLTQWAVQNGLYPPHQSFIGISLDNPDLVENNLCRHDACVTLPKGFEKEKHHDVQFKNLDGGLYTVYPFYDTPEKLNAAYQYMFGQWLPNSDFDPDYDRHTLEFNLINPAEDPEGKCKVDLFVPIKNKNT, encoded by the coding sequence ATGAAGATAGTGATTAAGGAGCTACCAGAGATTGAAGTAGCATTTATGAGACGCACTGGTAGTTATTTTGAACCTCAAGTACATTGGATAAAATTAACACAATGGGCAGTTCAAAATGGGCTTTATCCACCTCATCAGTCTTTCATAGGAATATCACTAGATAATCCTGACTTGGTAGAAAACAATCTTTGCCGCCACGATGCTTGTGTTACCCTTCCTAAAGGTTTTGAAAAAGAAAAACACCATGATGTGCAATTTAAAAACTTAGATGGTGGACTGTATACTGTATATCCATTTTACGACACTCCTGAAAAATTGAATGCTGCTTATCAATATATGTTTGGTCAGTGGCTTCCTAATAGTGACTTTGATCCAGATTATGATCGCCATACTCTTGAATTTAATCTAATTAACCCAGCAGAAGACCCTGAAGGAAAATGCAAAGTAGATTTATTTGTGCCTATTAAAAACAAGAATACATAG
- the dapA gene encoding 4-hydroxy-tetrahydrodipicolinate synthase gives MSFGRLVTAMCTPFTPDYQIDWNSLAKLIDHLIETGTDTIVVAGTTAESPTLSKEEKLELFRFTVKQVGGRGKVIAGTGSNNTAETVEFTKKAETTGVDGVMVVAPYYNKPSQEGLYQHFRTVAEATTLPVMVYNVPGRTGCNLLPATAARLAQIPNVVAFKEASGNLSQISELIGLIDSEIAVYSGDDSLTLPILAVGGAGVVSVASHVIGNQLEEMMDAFFAGEVKEAAELHRKYQPVMEGLFMTSSPVPLKYALSHMELTPTTVRLPLVEMSEEEKEKAQSWLILIEK, from the coding sequence ATGAGTTTTGGAAGACTAGTTACTGCGATGTGTACCCCTTTTACACCAGACTATCAGATTGATTGGAATAGCTTAGCCAAACTGATAGATCACCTAATTGAGACCGGTACTGATACGATTGTTGTGGCTGGAACTACTGCGGAATCTCCTACACTCAGTAAAGAAGAAAAGTTGGAGCTATTCCGTTTTACAGTGAAACAAGTAGGCGGTCGTGGCAAAGTAATAGCAGGTACAGGAAGTAATAATACTGCAGAAACCGTTGAGTTTACAAAAAAAGCAGAAACAACTGGTGTAGATGGAGTTATGGTCGTAGCTCCTTACTACAATAAACCTTCTCAAGAAGGTCTTTATCAGCATTTCCGTACAGTTGCCGAAGCGACAACACTTCCCGTGATGGTCTATAATGTACCAGGACGTACTGGCTGTAACCTACTTCCAGCTACTGCTGCTCGACTAGCCCAGATTCCAAATGTGGTAGCTTTTAAAGAAGCCAGCGGAAATCTCTCTCAAATCAGTGAGTTAATAGGGCTAATAGATTCTGAGATTGCTGTATACAGTGGGGATGATAGCCTCACTTTACCGATTTTAGCTGTTGGTGGAGCTGGAGTCGTAAGTGTCGCTTCTCATGTGATCGGGAATCAACTAGAGGAGATGATGGATGCTTTCTTTGCCGGAGAAGTGAAGGAAGCAGCAGAACTACATCGTAAATATCAGCCAGTAATGGAAGGGTTGTTTATGACCTCTAGTCCAGTGCCATTGAAATATGCACTTTCCCATATGGAGCTTACCCCAACTACTGTTCGACTGCCGTTGGTAGAGATGTCTGAAGAAGAAAAAGAAAAAGCTCAAAGTTGGCTTATATTGATTGAAAAATAG